A genomic window from Chitinophaga pollutisoli includes:
- a CDS encoding methyltransferase domain-containing protein, translating to MSDTTHEYNRAADQKRLQFITDAVTSRFAPGAKILDVGCGNGVISRHLGSKGFNVLGIDVSAPSIARANELNRSANTRFEVKSAEELVAAGESFDVVICSEVLEHLQDPDALLRVLYQSLKDEGILVVTVPNGNGPRELLVTRPVLAMRENNGWAWKLIVKLKKSMGYSGTTVQSAADNLDHVQFFSRKDLSRMSAGNRFRIVQFGKANFVEDVFPFSFFTKKVPALQRLDCKLADVLPAGMTGGFFTVWEKHK from the coding sequence ATGAGCGACACAACGCATGAATATAACAGGGCTGCGGACCAGAAACGGCTGCAGTTCATCACAGACGCGGTCACGTCGAGGTTTGCGCCGGGCGCAAAAATCCTCGACGTCGGCTGCGGCAACGGGGTCATCAGCCGCCATCTCGGCAGCAAAGGCTTCAACGTGCTCGGCATCGACGTGAGCGCCCCCAGCATCGCACGGGCCAACGAACTCAACCGCAGCGCCAACACCCGTTTCGAAGTGAAAAGCGCCGAAGAACTGGTGGCAGCCGGCGAATCATTCGACGTAGTAATCTGCAGTGAAGTGCTGGAACACCTCCAGGATCCGGACGCGCTGCTCCGCGTGCTGTACCAGTCGTTGAAAGACGAAGGTATCCTCGTGGTGACGGTCCCCAACGGCAACGGACCCCGCGAATTGCTCGTGACCCGCCCCGTGCTCGCCATGCGCGAAAACAACGGCTGGGCCTGGAAGCTGATCGTGAAACTGAAGAAATCCATGGGATATTCCGGCACCACGGTCCAGTCGGCCGCCGACAACCTCGACCACGTGCAGTTCTTCTCCAGGAAAGATCTCAGCCGCATGTCCGCCGGCAACCGCTTCCGCATCGTGCAATTCGGCAAAGCCAATTTCGTGGAAGACGTGTTCCCGTTCTCTTTCTTCACGAAAAAAGTACCCGCTCTGCAACGGCTCGACTGCAAACTGGCAGACGTATTGCCGGCTGGGATGACTGGGGGATTTTTCACCGTTTGGGAAAAACACAAATAA
- a CDS encoding NAD-dependent epimerase/dehydratase family protein, whose translation MSQKITSLVTGGAGFIGSHVVRHCLELGHEVVVLDDLSGGFEDHIPAGAVFVQGSITDDQLVTRLFEEYRFTYVYHLAAYAAEGLSHFIRRFNYNNNLVGSINLINESIKHKVKCFVFTSSIAVYGAGQLPMREDMTPMPEDPYGVSKYAVEMDLKAAHEMFGLDYVVFRPHNVYGENQNIGDKYRNVIGIFMNQIMQGQQLTIFGDGEQTRAFSYIDDVAIPIAHSVNTPASYNQVFNIGADKPYTVNELAKVVGACFGVEPSINYLAARNEVMHAYSDHTKAHQVFGEGSGVSLSEGIRRMAEWAKVVGARKSKEFENIEIYEKLPQGWEKAARPAASIPA comes from the coding sequence ATGTCTCAAAAAATTACTTCACTTGTTACCGGCGGCGCCGGATTTATCGGATCTCACGTGGTACGCCACTGTCTTGAGCTCGGCCACGAAGTGGTAGTCCTCGACGATCTCAGCGGCGGCTTCGAAGATCATATTCCCGCAGGAGCGGTATTCGTGCAGGGTTCCATTACCGACGACCAGCTCGTTACCCGTCTTTTCGAAGAATACCGCTTCACCTATGTATATCATCTCGCTGCGTACGCAGCAGAGGGTCTGTCCCATTTTATCCGCCGTTTCAACTACAACAACAACCTCGTAGGCAGCATCAACCTCATCAACGAGTCGATCAAGCATAAGGTAAAATGCTTTGTATTCACCTCGTCGATCGCGGTATACGGCGCGGGCCAGCTGCCCATGCGCGAAGATATGACCCCTATGCCCGAGGACCCCTACGGTGTTTCCAAATACGCCGTGGAAATGGATCTCAAAGCCGCGCATGAAATGTTCGGACTCGACTACGTAGTGTTCCGCCCGCACAACGTGTATGGCGAAAATCAGAACATCGGCGACAAATACCGCAACGTGATCGGCATCTTCATGAACCAGATCATGCAGGGCCAGCAGCTCACCATCTTTGGCGACGGCGAGCAAACGCGCGCATTCAGCTACATCGATGACGTAGCCATCCCCATCGCGCACAGCGTGAACACCCCCGCGTCCTACAACCAGGTGTTCAATATCGGAGCAGACAAGCCCTACACCGTGAACGAGCTTGCAAAAGTAGTAGGCGCCTGCTTCGGGGTGGAGCCGAGCATCAACTACCTCGCTGCCCGCAACGAAGTGATGCACGCTTACTCCGACCACACCAAGGCGCACCAGGTATTCGGCGAAGGTTCCGGCGTTTCGTTAAGCGAAGGTATACGCAGAATGGCCGAATGGGCCAAAGTGGTGGGCGCGCGCAAAAGCAAGGAATTCGAGAACATCGAGATATACGAGAAACTGCCGCAGGGCTGGGAGAAAGCCGCCCGTCCAGCAGCCAGCATCCCCGCATAA
- a CDS encoding GNAT family N-acetyltransferase, translating into MAEETIDIRQLTAEDYRDLKESMMSAYADMPGSYWREGTIQRLIQIFPDGQIAVTVNGKVVGCALSIIVDYEKFGDDHTYEQITGYYTFSTHNPKGDTLYGIEVFVHPDYRGKRLARRLYDARKALCENLNLEGIVAGGRIPNYEKYADQMSPRIYIEKVGDKEIYDPTLTFQFSNDFIVKKILRNYLPHDHSSKGFATLLQWFNIYYEKDRDTIRYNKSTVRIGLVQWQMRTYGNMDGLLQQVEFFVDAVSDYEADFVVFPEFFNAPLMLEFNQLDPAAAIRGLAKYTETLREKFSEFAKSYNVNIITGSMPIVIDDLLYNISYLCRRDGTWDSFRKIHPTPSEVYSWGMKGGNDIRVFDTDCGKIGILICYDVEFPELGRILAEQGMQILFVPFLTDTQNGYNRVRFCAQARAIENECYVAIAGCVGNLPKVNNMDLQYAQSAVLTPSDFAFPVTGVKAESTPNTEMIVVADVDLVLLKELHAFGSVQNLKDIRRDLYEVVTRKK; encoded by the coding sequence ATGGCAGAAGAAACGATTGATATTAGGCAACTAACGGCGGAAGACTACCGCGACCTCAAAGAATCCATGATGAGCGCCTACGCGGATATGCCCGGTAGCTACTGGCGCGAAGGTACGATCCAGCGGCTGATCCAGATTTTCCCGGACGGGCAGATTGCAGTGACGGTCAACGGGAAAGTGGTCGGGTGCGCCCTTTCCATCATTGTAGACTATGAAAAATTCGGAGACGATCATACCTACGAACAAATCACGGGCTATTACACCTTCAGCACCCATAATCCCAAGGGCGACACGCTCTATGGCATCGAAGTGTTCGTTCACCCCGATTACCGGGGCAAGCGCCTCGCCCGCAGGCTCTATGACGCGCGCAAGGCCCTGTGCGAAAACCTCAACCTCGAAGGCATCGTGGCCGGCGGCCGGATCCCCAACTACGAGAAATACGCCGACCAGATGAGCCCCCGCATTTATATCGAGAAGGTGGGCGACAAGGAAATCTACGACCCAACGCTTACCTTCCAGTTCAGCAACGATTTCATCGTTAAAAAAATATTGCGGAACTACCTCCCGCACGACCACTCGTCCAAAGGTTTCGCCACATTGCTGCAATGGTTCAATATCTATTACGAAAAGGATCGTGATACCATCCGCTATAACAAGTCCACCGTGCGGATCGGCCTCGTGCAATGGCAGATGCGCACTTACGGGAACATGGACGGCCTCCTGCAGCAGGTGGAGTTTTTTGTGGATGCCGTGAGCGATTACGAAGCTGATTTCGTGGTATTCCCCGAATTCTTCAACGCACCCCTCATGCTCGAGTTCAACCAGCTCGATCCCGCGGCCGCCATCCGCGGGCTGGCCAAATACACCGAAACCCTCCGCGAAAAATTCTCCGAATTCGCCAAAAGTTACAACGTCAATATCATCACCGGCAGCATGCCCATCGTGATCGACGATCTCCTGTACAACATCTCCTACCTCTGCCGCCGCGACGGCACATGGGATTCTTTCCGGAAGATCCATCCCACGCCCAGCGAGGTGTACAGCTGGGGCATGAAAGGCGGCAACGATATCAGGGTGTTTGATACGGATTGCGGCAAAATCGGCATCCTCATCTGCTACGACGTGGAATTCCCCGAGCTGGGGCGCATCCTGGCGGAGCAGGGCATGCAGATCCTGTTTGTGCCCTTCCTCACCGACACCCAGAACGGCTACAACCGTGTCCGTTTCTGCGCACAGGCCCGCGCTATCGAAAACGAATGCTATGTGGCCATAGCAGGCTGCGTCGGCAACCTGCCAAAAGTGAATAACATGGACCTTCAATACGCGCAATCCGCCGTGCTGACACCTTCCGATTTCGCGTTCCCCGTTACCGGCGTGAAGGCCGAATCCACGCCCAACACAGAAATGATCGTGGTTGCTGATGTGGACCTCGTGCTGCTGAAGGAATTGCATGCATTTGGCAGCGTGCAGAATCTGAAGGATATTCGCAGGGATTTATACGAAGTAGTCACCCGGAAAAAATAA
- a CDS encoding response regulator: protein MKKTILIVDDSVHIRMLLEAMLQHKYKVYTAEDGLSAMMWLAAGNVPDIIVTDIQMPHLDGWELISNLHNNLLYNDIPVVVLTGVSLHNVNFVHPNVVHVINKPFDPRDLLEKIGQQFSNPQPVSVTG from the coding sequence ATGAAGAAGACTATACTAATCGTAGATGATAGCGTGCACATCAGGATGTTGTTGGAAGCTATGTTGCAACACAAATACAAGGTTTACACCGCCGAGGACGGACTGAGCGCCATGATGTGGCTCGCAGCCGGCAACGTTCCGGATATCATCGTGACCGATATCCAGATGCCGCACCTTGATGGTTGGGAATTGATCAGCAATCTGCATAACAACCTGCTGTATAATGATATCCCGGTGGTTGTGCTCACCGGCGTTTCCCTGCACAATGTCAACTTTGTTCACCCCAACGTGGTGCATGTCATCAATAAACCTTTCGATCCCCGGGACCTCCTGGAAAAGATTGGGCAGCAATTCAGCAATCCGCAGCCTGTTTCCGTTACCGGTTGA
- a CDS encoding thiamine-binding protein, with the protein MHQHHVNLALQIVPQVPSEKVYAVVDEAIAIIQQSGLKYRVCPFETVMEGPYDTVMEVVRLAQEACFKAGAGQLLVYVKIQNNQERSVTIEDKTGKYD; encoded by the coding sequence ATGCACCAGCATCATGTGAACCTGGCCCTGCAAATCGTGCCGCAGGTGCCGTCAGAAAAAGTATACGCCGTGGTGGACGAAGCCATCGCTATCATTCAGCAAAGCGGCCTGAAATACCGCGTTTGCCCTTTCGAAACCGTTATGGAAGGCCCATATGACACCGTGATGGAAGTGGTGCGCCTGGCCCAGGAGGCTTGTTTCAAAGCCGGCGCAGGACAACTACTGGTTTACGTCAAAATCCAGAACAACCAGGAGCGCTCCGTCACCATCGAAGACAAAACCGGTAAATACGATTAA
- a CDS encoding glycosyltransferase family 4 protein, with protein MESNGKIRVLQAIRQGLIGGGESHVLSLVAALDKERFDPVVLSFTDGPMIDRLREMGVTYHVIPSMRAFDPSTWKAVKRLIEEERIDIVHSHGSRAASNLLLPARWSKRPMIYTIHGWSFHDDQPVLQKTMRIWSERVLTSASAANIAVSASNRDTGVRHFPGFKADVVNNGIDRKRFDPQGHFPDVRKELGIAADKTVVGFIARMTIQKDPQTLLRAFAELLRTQRDVVLLMVGEGELKEEAVALAKQLGIENEVVFQPFRTDVPALLHAMDIYCLPSLWEGLPIGLLEAMAMGKAVVATATDGTKEIVRHGENGCIVPEKDPVALAAAIAALHLSPDEMARLQHAARATVDRQFSQESMTRQIEDIYSRIISKQPSNYHERHNA; from the coding sequence ATGGAAAGCAACGGCAAAATACGCGTTTTGCAGGCGATCCGGCAGGGATTGATCGGCGGTGGAGAATCGCACGTGCTTAGCCTGGTGGCCGCCCTGGACAAGGAACGCTTCGATCCGGTGGTGCTGTCGTTCACCGACGGCCCCATGATCGACCGGCTCCGTGAAATGGGCGTTACCTACCACGTCATCCCCTCGATGCGCGCCTTCGACCCTTCCACCTGGAAGGCCGTAAAAAGGCTCATCGAAGAGGAGAGGATCGACATCGTGCATTCCCACGGCTCCCGCGCGGCCAGCAACCTGTTGCTGCCTGCACGGTGGAGCAAACGCCCGATGATCTACACCATCCACGGATGGTCTTTCCACGACGATCAACCGGTTTTGCAAAAAACGATGCGCATCTGGTCCGAAAGAGTGCTCACTTCCGCATCCGCCGCCAACATCGCCGTTTCCGCCTCCAACCGCGACACCGGCGTCCGCCATTTCCCTGGCTTCAAAGCCGATGTGGTGAACAACGGCATCGACCGCAAGCGCTTCGACCCGCAGGGCCATTTCCCGGATGTCCGCAAAGAACTGGGGATCGCCGCCGATAAAACGGTGGTGGGCTTCATCGCCAGGATGACCATCCAGAAAGATCCGCAGACATTGCTCCGCGCCTTCGCCGAGCTGCTCCGCACCCAGCGCGATGTTGTGCTGCTCATGGTAGGAGAGGGCGAGCTCAAGGAGGAAGCCGTAGCGCTGGCAAAGCAGCTGGGCATCGAAAACGAAGTGGTTTTCCAACCCTTCCGGACCGACGTACCGGCGCTCCTCCACGCGATGGACATCTACTGCCTGCCTTCGCTCTGGGAAGGCCTCCCGATCGGGCTCCTCGAAGCCATGGCCATGGGCAAAGCGGTGGTAGCCACGGCGACCGACGGAACAAAGGAAATCGTCCGCCATGGCGAAAACGGCTGCATCGTCCCGGAAAAAGACCCTGTAGCGCTGGCCGCCGCCATCGCCGCGCTGCACCTCAGCCCCGATGAAATGGCAAGGCTGCAGCATGCGGCAAGGGCTACGGTAGACCGGCAATTCAGCCAGGAAAGCATGACGCGGCAAATAGAAGACATCTACAGCCGTATCATTTCTAAACAACCAAGCAATTATCATGAGCGACACAACGCATGA
- a CDS encoding glycosyltransferase family 2 protein: protein MIVIKVIFFTSLFLLFFSYLGYGIAVAVAVKLKRFFRRSKPLPDGYFPDTTLVVAAYNEAPFIREKIENTLALDYPEGKLHIIFITDGSTDGTPDIIRSYPSVTVMHKPARLGKTAALNRAMQQVKTPYVIFCDANTLLNAQAVKRIVRHYQDPRCGGVAGEKKVIAGTGGAENAEGIYWKYESLLKRLDAELFSVVGAAGELFSVRTELYQAVEPDVILDDFIISLRICAKGYRIAYAPDAFAMESPSAGIGEEHKRKVRISAGGFQAISRLGGLLNVFRHPVLSFQYIGHRVLRWTLAPLSLPLALVTNVWLVAAQQGALYQWVLAAQVAFYAAALAGWLMAMRNVKWKPFYVPFYFLFMNVSIFEGFFRFVRKKQQAAWDKAVRTPTLQNT from the coding sequence ATGATCGTTATTAAAGTAATATTCTTCACAAGCCTCTTCCTGCTATTTTTCAGTTACCTGGGATACGGGATCGCAGTGGCGGTGGCGGTGAAACTGAAGCGTTTCTTCCGTCGCTCCAAACCCTTGCCAGACGGCTATTTCCCGGACACAACGCTGGTAGTGGCCGCGTATAACGAAGCGCCTTTCATCCGCGAGAAAATAGAAAACACGCTTGCCCTGGATTATCCCGAAGGCAAGCTGCATATTATATTTATCACCGACGGCAGCACCGACGGCACGCCAGACATTATCCGCTCCTACCCTTCCGTCACCGTTATGCACAAGCCGGCACGCCTCGGGAAAACTGCTGCACTGAACCGCGCCATGCAACAGGTGAAAACGCCTTATGTGATTTTCTGCGATGCCAATACGCTGCTGAATGCGCAGGCGGTGAAGCGTATCGTGCGCCATTATCAGGATCCCCGCTGCGGCGGCGTTGCCGGTGAAAAGAAAGTGATCGCAGGAACGGGCGGCGCGGAAAATGCCGAAGGGATATACTGGAAATACGAATCGCTCCTTAAACGCCTCGACGCTGAACTGTTCAGCGTGGTGGGCGCGGCCGGCGAGCTTTTTTCCGTTAGAACCGAGTTGTACCAGGCCGTGGAGCCCGACGTGATCCTCGACGACTTTATTATTTCGCTGCGGATCTGTGCCAAAGGATACCGCATCGCGTATGCGCCCGATGCATTCGCAATGGAGAGCCCTTCGGCCGGTATCGGGGAAGAGCATAAAAGGAAGGTGCGCATCAGTGCGGGCGGCTTCCAGGCGATCAGCCGCCTTGGCGGGTTGCTGAATGTTTTCCGCCACCCCGTTTTGAGCTTCCAGTATATCGGTCACCGTGTGCTCCGCTGGACACTTGCGCCTTTAAGCCTTCCGCTGGCGCTGGTCACGAATGTGTGGCTGGTGGCGGCGCAGCAGGGCGCCCTGTATCAATGGGTGCTGGCGGCGCAGGTGGCGTTTTATGCCGCCGCGCTGGCAGGCTGGCTGATGGCGATGCGCAACGTGAAATGGAAACCTTTTTACGTACCGTTTTATTTTCTTTTTATGAACGTGTCCATTTTCGAAGGGTTTTTCCGCTTTGTCCGTAAGAAACAGCAGGCGGCCTGGGACAAGGCCGTACGCACGCCCACATTACAGAACACCTGA
- a CDS encoding glycosyltransferase, protein MVTAHKNLELIPPLVDSVLKQTYPHYTVYVVADACESADIGITHPQVKVLMPATHLNAKIRSIDFAIQQFEKEHDVIVILDADNLLHPDYLQVLNGYFAKGYRAVQTNMLAKNTDSAYACLDAAGNYFYNFIDRRMRMELGCSANIWGLGIAMELSLYRSIIYRNFLGGFDKKIQADIVKQIPLLAYAEEAKVYDEKIDSGEAMERQRTRWINAYFKYFAYGWDVFATGLRRMNRNLVYFGLNLLRPPLFMQIGAGLLMVVANFWINPAYSIAWLAILASFPLTFFAIVAIMSRDRRIISSLVWLPAVFLRQLKAVFQIRKANRSFLQTSNNKRIYIEDILK, encoded by the coding sequence GTGGTAACGGCGCACAAGAACCTGGAACTGATTCCGCCGCTGGTGGATTCCGTCCTGAAACAAACGTATCCGCATTATACGGTCTATGTGGTGGCGGATGCGTGTGAGTCCGCCGACATCGGGATTACCCATCCGCAGGTGAAAGTGCTGATGCCCGCCACGCACCTCAACGCCAAGATCCGTTCCATCGATTTCGCCATCCAGCAATTCGAAAAAGAACACGACGTGATCGTGATCCTCGATGCGGACAACCTCCTGCATCCCGATTATCTCCAGGTGCTGAACGGATATTTCGCGAAAGGGTACCGCGCCGTGCAAACCAACATGCTGGCCAAGAATACCGATAGCGCCTATGCCTGCCTGGATGCCGCCGGCAACTACTTTTACAATTTCATCGACCGCCGTATGCGCATGGAACTGGGCTGCTCCGCCAACATCTGGGGGCTGGGTATCGCCATGGAGCTGTCGCTGTACCGGAGCATTATTTACCGGAACTTCCTCGGTGGTTTCGATAAAAAGATCCAGGCGGATATCGTGAAGCAGATCCCTTTGCTGGCATATGCCGAAGAAGCGAAAGTTTATGACGAGAAAATTGATTCCGGGGAAGCAATGGAACGTCAGCGCACCCGCTGGATCAACGCCTACTTCAAGTATTTCGCTTACGGATGGGACGTGTTCGCCACCGGCCTCCGCCGGATGAACAGAAACCTCGTGTATTTCGGCCTCAACCTTCTTCGTCCGCCGTTGTTCATGCAGATCGGAGCGGGGCTCCTGATGGTGGTGGCCAATTTCTGGATCAACCCGGCGTATTCCATCGCCTGGCTCGCCATCCTGGCATCTTTCCCGCTGACATTCTTCGCCATCGTGGCCATCATGAGCCGCGACCGCCGGATCATCAGCTCGCTCGTTTGGCTGCCGGCGGTGTTCCTCCGCCAGTTGAAGGCGGTATTCCAGATACGGAAAGCCAACCGGAGCTTTTTACAGACTTCCAACAACAAAAGGATATATATAGAAGACATTCTCAAATAA
- a CDS encoding putative sulfate exporter family transporter, protein MQKKLVLHEDWISVILAFTAIILILLGVRPSMPKFDWSSGGDLLSRLTDLANYGKLAAMFCWIIGALLIAYLLGGKKLPAGLFSGALAIFAISMFAQVITSNAAIKDLGIEIVLFSLLLGLFISNVIGLPDWIKPALQTELFIKTGLVLLGSGIIFQELMKGGGLGVIQSVVVVFSVWYFTFWLCKKFGLDDEFRMMISSAVSICGVSAAIATSGAIEGDNKKLSHVISLVLIVAIPMMIFMPYIAQWMDMPPEVAGAWLGGTIDTSGAVVAAGTLLGEEALKYATLVKFSQNVLLGLAAFFISLWWAYAKKTENQPKPGLRTIWERFPKFVLGFILVSLVFSFLLSPETVKSIKSPIKELQTCFFALAFTCIGLETKFTDIFRMENGRPAMAFIIAQVFNVLLTLGVAYLVFGGILFK, encoded by the coding sequence ATGCAGAAAAAATTAGTACTTCACGAAGACTGGATCTCGGTGATACTGGCGTTTACGGCCATCATCCTGATCCTGCTGGGCGTCCGCCCTTCCATGCCGAAATTCGACTGGAGCAGCGGCGGCGACCTCCTCTCCCGCCTTACCGACCTGGCCAATTACGGAAAACTCGCCGCCATGTTCTGCTGGATCATCGGCGCCCTCCTCATCGCTTACCTTTTAGGCGGCAAGAAATTACCGGCGGGATTGTTCTCCGGCGCACTCGCCATCTTCGCCATTTCAATGTTCGCGCAAGTGATCACCAGCAATGCCGCCATCAAAGACCTCGGTATAGAAATCGTGTTGTTCAGCCTGTTGCTCGGGCTTTTCATCTCCAACGTAATCGGGTTGCCCGATTGGATAAAGCCCGCGTTGCAGACGGAATTATTCATTAAAACCGGCCTTGTGCTGCTGGGCTCCGGTATTATCTTCCAGGAACTGATGAAAGGCGGTGGCCTCGGTGTGATCCAGTCCGTGGTAGTCGTTTTCAGCGTATGGTATTTTACGTTCTGGTTATGTAAAAAGTTTGGGCTGGATGATGAATTCCGGATGATGATCTCCAGCGCGGTGAGTATCTGCGGCGTATCGGCGGCCATCGCAACTTCGGGAGCTATCGAGGGCGACAACAAGAAACTCTCGCACGTGATTTCCCTTGTGCTGATCGTGGCCATTCCCATGATGATTTTTATGCCCTATATCGCGCAGTGGATGGATATGCCGCCGGAAGTGGCGGGCGCGTGGCTGGGTGGCACTATCGATACATCCGGCGCAGTAGTGGCGGCGGGAACGCTCCTGGGCGAAGAAGCCCTCAAATACGCCACGCTCGTGAAGTTCTCACAAAACGTACTCCTCGGCCTGGCGGCTTTCTTCATTTCGCTGTGGTGGGCTTACGCGAAGAAAACCGAAAACCAGCCCAAACCGGGCCTCCGCACCATCTGGGAACGCTTCCCGAAGTTCGTGCTGGGTTTCATCCTCGTATCACTGGTATTTTCGTTTTTGCTGTCGCCGGAAACGGTCAAATCCATCAAATCACCCATTAAGGAACTGCAAACCTGTTTCTTCGCCCTGGCGTTTACCTGCATCGGGCTGGAAACGAAGTTCACCGATATTTTCAGGATGGAAAACGGCCGTCCGGCCATGGCTTTTATCATCGCGCAGGTATTCAACGTATTATTGACACTGGGCGTGGCTTACCTGGTTTTCGGGGGAATTCTTTTTAAATAA
- a CDS encoding sugar transferase produces MMIHHLSLPLKKEITHKVVPVAASAARSWALCIGDPGFMQRVQSERPDRIMVVSSIHSAAKILRDQLHLDVKPAYIICNLGQGKPADLAKHIRSLNGLVDIPVFGYVQNLTPELKQQIRAAGGIDNVITGETSADDFASIRDQAIRIRSLAKGAAGEAIAKVRKAPAAYLNRYVKRGIDILAAGTGLLLLSPMLLLIAALIKLESKGPVFYISRRAGQGYRIFNFYKFRTMVNDADKQVNNMAHLNQYDTGDKGPVFFKISNDPRVTRLGSFLRNSSLDEIPQLLNVLLGHMSLVGNRPLPLYEAASLTTDNYCGRFMAPAGLTGLWQVKKRGKKEMSVEERISLDIEYAKKHTVLFDMWILASTPNALLQKDNV; encoded by the coding sequence ATGATGATTCATCATTTGTCTTTACCCCTGAAAAAGGAAATCACCCACAAGGTGGTTCCGGTTGCTGCAAGCGCAGCGCGGTCCTGGGCGCTCTGCATAGGAGATCCCGGGTTCATGCAGCGCGTGCAGTCGGAAAGGCCCGACAGGATCATGGTTGTCAGCAGTATTCATTCCGCTGCGAAAATCCTTCGCGACCAGCTGCACCTCGACGTTAAGCCTGCGTATATCATTTGCAATCTCGGCCAGGGCAAGCCCGCCGACCTGGCAAAACATATTCGCTCCCTTAATGGCCTGGTTGACATTCCTGTTTTTGGTTACGTGCAAAACCTCACGCCCGAACTGAAGCAACAGATCCGCGCCGCAGGAGGGATCGACAACGTGATAACCGGCGAAACATCCGCGGATGATTTCGCTTCCATCCGTGACCAGGCCATCCGCATCCGTTCACTCGCCAAAGGCGCCGCCGGAGAAGCGATCGCCAAAGTGCGCAAAGCACCAGCCGCTTACCTAAACCGTTACGTAAAAAGAGGGATCGACATCCTGGCGGCCGGTACTGGTCTGCTCTTGCTGAGCCCGATGCTGCTGCTCATCGCCGCACTCATCAAGCTGGAATCCAAAGGCCCGGTTTTCTACATTTCCCGCCGCGCGGGACAAGGTTACCGCATCTTCAATTTCTACAAATTCAGGACGATGGTAAACGATGCGGATAAACAGGTGAATAATATGGCCCACCTCAACCAGTACGACACCGGCGACAAGGGCCCCGTATTCTTCAAGATCAGCAACGATCCCCGCGTTACGCGCCTCGGCAGCTTTCTGCGCAACTCCAGCCTCGACGAAATCCCCCAGCTCCTCAACGTGCTGCTCGGGCATATGTCGCTGGTAGGCAACAGGCCCCTGCCGCTGTACGAAGCCGCTTCGCTCACCACGGATAACTACTGCGGCCGCTTCATGGCGCCGGCAGGGCTCACCGGGTTGTGGCAGGTGAAAAAACGCGGGAAGAAAGAAATGAGCGTGGAAGAAAGGATCAGCCTCGACATCGAATACGCAAAAAAACATACCGTACTGTTCGATATGTGGATCCTGGCCAGCACGCCCAACGCGCTTCTGCAGAAAGACAACGTTTAG
- a CDS encoding glycosyltransferase family 2 protein: MEQLKTKPLVSIIALNFNQTAVTCAFLESTKQLTYPHFETIVIDNGSKVDPTAQIEAGNYPHLKLIISPENLGFTGGNNLGIEHAKGDYVFIVNNDTEVTPDLLQHLIAPFEKDPTIGVVCPKIRFYDHPNVIQYAGFHQMNLLTGRTWAVGSKEEDNGQHNVSGPTWCAHGAAMMVKREVIEKVGRFAEKFFIYYEESDWSARILRAGYKIYYNADGLIFHKESITMGKESPIKVYYMTRNRILYMRRNTSKRQLAAFYLFFGCLTFPKSVLKYTLKGKFSHLRSFLRGTFWNLTESKYSPV; the protein is encoded by the coding sequence ATGGAACAGCTGAAGACGAAGCCTTTGGTGTCAATCATCGCGTTGAACTTCAACCAAACGGCCGTTACATGTGCGTTCCTGGAATCGACGAAGCAACTGACGTACCCCCATTTCGAAACAATTGTTATCGATAACGGTTCCAAAGTGGATCCCACCGCACAAATTGAAGCGGGGAACTATCCCCATCTGAAGCTCATCATCAGTCCCGAGAACCTCGGGTTCACCGGCGGCAACAATCTCGGCATCGAACACGCGAAAGGCGACTACGTTTTCATCGTGAACAACGACACGGAAGTTACGCCCGACTTACTCCAGCACCTGATCGCTCCTTTCGAAAAAGATCCCACAATCGGCGTGGTATGCCCCAAGATCCGGTTTTACGATCACCCCAACGTGATCCAGTACGCCGGCTTCCACCAGATGAACCTGCTGACGGGCCGCACCTGGGCCGTGGGCAGCAAAGAGGAAGATAATGGCCAGCACAACGTTTCGGGCCCCACCTGGTGCGCGCACGGCGCCGCCATGATGGTGAAACGCGAAGTCATTGAAAAAGTAGGCCGGTTCGCCGAGAAATTCTTTATCTATTATGAGGAATCCGACTGGTCGGCCCGCATCCTCCGTGCCGGGTATAAAATTTATTACAACGCAGACGGATTGATTTTCCATAAAGAATCGATCACGATGGGGAAGGAAAGTCCCATCAAAGTTTACTACATGACGCGCAACCGCATCCTGTATATGCGCCGCAACACTTCAAAAAGGCAACTCGCCGCATTTTACCTTTTCTTCGGCTGCCTCACTTTCCCTAAATCCGTGTTGAAATACACGCTGAAAGGGAAGTTCAGCCACCTCCGCTCGTTCCTCCGCGGTACGTTCTGGAACCTGACCGAATCAAAATACTCCCCCGTATAA